One window of Leucoraja erinacea ecotype New England chromosome 14, Leri_hhj_1, whole genome shotgun sequence genomic DNA carries:
- the LOC129703517 gene encoding alpha-1,4-N-acetylglucosaminyltransferase-like, giving the protein MIPIRRIFSLVVIIGANVLLYVSWHMKIQQHFQKNMVRMSQVEDEATMDGPRPHLDPGIMFVETTDNVELKPLVMCSVESAARQNPDKPIYFFMKGFSGNLSQYPEPKYRLIPLLSSMKNVVLLPLNATELFDGTSLKFWYQKVNPEKERFWTHVFADGCRLALLWKYGGIYLDTDIISMKPMPFTNFTCPQTAGTVSNGALGFSHRHHPVLWNCMEDFVANYIGHIWGHQGPGLLTRVLKRWCQTNNLAPFIGKECNGISLWIRDRFYPIPYLAWKKYYTPWKKKDIEQTFSATYGAHVWNYMNRKDKKEIIVGSLIEHFFQLYCPTTYGNVIQLNYSSW; this is encoded by the exons ATGATTCCTATTCGTAGGATATTTAGCCTTGTCGTCATAATTGGAGCTAATGTTCTGCTGTATGTAAGTTGGCATATGAAAATACAACAACATTTTCAAAAGAATATGGTAAGAATGTCACAAGTGGAAGATGAAGCTACCATGGATGGTCCTCGTCCACACCTGGACCCTGGGATTATGTTTGTGGAAACAACAGACAATGTGGAGCTGAAGCCATTGGTGATGTGCTCAGTGGAGTCTGCTGCTCGTCAAAACCCAGATAAACCAATCTATTTCTTCATGAAGGGGTTCAGTGGCAACTTGAGCCAATATCCAGAGCCTAAGTACAGACTCATCCCGTTGCTCTCCTCAATGAAGAATGTTGTTCTTCTACCTTTAAACGCTACCGAACTGTTTGATGGTACTTCATTGAAATTCTGGTATCAAAAG GTAAATCCAGAAAAGGAGAGGTTTTGGACCCATGTGTTTGCTGATGGCTGCAGATTAGCACTGCTGTGGAAATATGGGGGCATCTACCTGGATACTGATATTATATCAATGAAGCCAATGCCGTTTACTAACTTTACATGCCCTCAGACTGCTGGAACTGTCAGTAATGGGGCATTAGGTTTCTCACATAGGCATCATCCTGTTTTATGGAATTGCATGGAAGATTTTGTGGCCAATTACATTGGACATATTTGGGGTCATCAAGGCCCTGGACTGCTTACCCGTGTGCTGAAGAGATGGTGTCAGACGAATAATCTAGCTCCCTTCATTGGCAAAGAATGCAACGGCATCTCTTTATGGATCCGAGATCGGTTCTACCCAATCCCATATCTAGCTTGGAAGAAGTACTATACTCCTTGGAAAAAGAAGGATATAGAGCAGACCTTCTCAGCAACGTATGGAGCACATGTCTGGAATTATATGAATAGAAAAGATAAAAAGGAAATCATTGTTGgatcattaattgaacatttttttcagtTGTATTGTCCAACTACATATGGAAATGTAATTCAGTTGAATTATAGTTCATGGTGA